One region of Primulina tabacum isolate GXHZ01 chromosome 1, ASM2559414v2, whole genome shotgun sequence genomic DNA includes:
- the LOC142545717 gene encoding protein GLUTAMINE DUMPER 5-like codes for MRPTPTDAHGNPSGFLNWNSPLPYLFGGLGLMLLLIAVALIILACSYRKSFSRSADRDGEKATQLPATVAAADNTPKIVVIMAGDNNPTQLAVPIPLLLS; via the coding sequence ATGAGGCCAACACCAACAGATGCACACGGTAATCCCTCTGGATTCTTGAACTGGAATTCTCCATTGCCTTACTTGTTCGGCGGCTTAGGCTTGATGCTTCTGTTGATCGCTGTAGCCTTGATCATCTTAGCCTGTTCCTACCGGAAATCCTTCTCTCGCTCCGCCGATCGTGACGGAGAGAAGGCGACTCAGCTACCCGCCACCGTCGCTGCGGCCGACAACACGCCAAAGATTGTGGTGATCATGGCCGGAGATAATAATCCGACACAACTCGCAGTTCCTATCCCCCTTCTTCTTTCTTGA
- the LOC142515593 gene encoding uncharacterized protein LOC142515593, whose amino-acid sequence MDNSQNMSYQAGQAKGQAQEKGNQMMDKASNAAQSAKESMQETGQQMKAKAQGAAESVKNATGMNK is encoded by the exons ATGGATAATTCACAGAACATGAGTTACCAAGCCGGCCAGGCCAAGGGACAGGCGCAG GAAAAAGGTAACCAGATGATGGACAAAGCTAGTAACGCTGCACAATCTGCCAAGGAATCAATGCAGGAG ACTGGACAGCAGATGAAAGCTAAGGCGCAAGGTGCAGCTGAATCTGTGAAGAATGCCACTGGCATGAATAAGTGA